Part of the Methanobacterium paludis genome is shown below.
GTTAATAGGGCCAGGATTATAAATGCTCTACATCAGAGGCCCTACAATGCCCATCAGCTTTCTGAAAAACTGGAACTGGATTACAAGACAGTTAGGCATCATACAAAGGTTTTGGAAGATAACCAGATCCTCACATCCTCTGGAGAAAAATATGGTGCTATGTACTTTCTTTCTTCCAAGATGGAGGAAAATTATGATTTTTTCCAGCAAATATGGCTTGAAATAGGTGAAGATTAACAATTAGGTGATTAAAGTGATTGGAGAACCAGGTTTTGAAGGGAACGGGAGTCCTGAACATATTCCCCCAAACATTCCGTTAGATGATCCGGGGTTAGCCTTTGCGGCTGCCATTGTAGGCTTAGCAAATATTATTCTGCTTGTAATATTGCTGTTTACATACGTTTCAAATTATAGGAAATTAAAATCCAGCTTCAGTTTGGGACTGGTTTTATTTGCCTTACTTTTGATCATGCAGAACCTCCTTTTCATCTTCTTCCTAGTATCTAGAGAAGGGTTTCATGGCCCAGGAATGGGGTTTCCCGTTCTGAGTCTGAATATCATTCAATTCGGTGCACTCATAGTACTGTTAAAGATAACTTTGGTTTGAGGAAGTTGAGGTTGCGTTGCAGATCGATCCCAATCCCATAATTTTATTACAGGATTGGACTAAATAACCAAATCTCATTTCTAGAAGAGATATAAAAACAGTGATTTTAATGGATTGGAAAAAGAGTTTTATTGAAATTAAGGATATAAACAATCCTTTGATATTGTTTGGTGTAATTATAGCACTTACCA
Proteins encoded:
- a CDS encoding ArsR/SmtB family transcription factor, which gives rise to MSMKKMLWWLIGGTRGGVNRARIINALHQRPYNAHQLSEKLELDYKTVRHHTKVLEDNQILTSSGEKYGAMYFLSSKMEENYDFFQQIWLEIGED